The Bacteroidota bacterium genome includes a region encoding these proteins:
- a CDS encoding T9SS type A sorting domain-containing protein, producing MKHIIKAAVFVLLMCPGLIPQQFSPAGTEVVVPWSTSYYAGLGAGRLQFIDSLNGITANTQNGSFALTTDGGATWIEREPAPNLAKFLSIFLLAKDTLVAVRDSQYIFHSYNGGLSWQLKYEMGSSEHFSNCLFFNKKHGVIFPATGGIRITSDRGLTWFDLPWNFGPVKKVPSWSNGYLFVYEQTTSIPGIVFSTDNGISWKKIKLNLSGITRAERISNGFAVIGTDQKYYKLSDSGAVLASVISPNQKYNFDYCYISDTEVWALDNTGWAADNGYRYLTKMSFKDTAKTGYRLEITSNYINQIVPTTFDKLVLGQTAMSLDDGVLTFHKYNDKRIRVEYLKLPDNFEAKKLFFVNESFGFVATGSGEILKTTDGGLTWRKVNTPGIYSQINCFAARSENEFIASGNAGLILFSSDGGENWIRKESGFGRDITSISYSNPDNIYFCTSDSLYGTDHLWRQIRHIRVDVPAGRYTGVQFFDSLNGSVTYENEYFASHLLTSTNGGSFWWKKIMTYRLYTYDPANFGIYWKYSTGVTWYRNNTQGCIMSLKGMITGVHQNKNGVAAAYTDRGNFLITFGDKFNWSLVSLGEPVTVRHIFAAGNKAIYLAAPNGRIYKFSPSNLPNIPSLVLRQSPPDGAKFVPKNFELKWGEPYSHTPIRNYQVQIALGDTSNIVVDDASVFSPKYTLNLISDTSFYFWRVRARNGEGWGEFNPWYKFRTSAEILSFSTVQTNFTNNVTAAIKTPAGRYFVGTENGLISFTDNFSWLWTQGNSATTYKITKFTVNKYSSVIYAFSTNNEYSFSTNNGITWTKIADPLRGKMIYSLAFTGATTGYAAGGYGTIFKTTNGGSTWNNIWYSPDTGDNLDIKTIDSTVIIAVGAQGSFTISTDGGATFRQKSLAYSETFTRFEIDEGQRIIIRNSRGERRISNDLGNTWIYERLAFEAPLRGFKDWRNNSMMIDTLGGVFTMPFNSVEYFYQTLPEKRIANGLELVENEVLIPSSGGKLFVAPLPSPGSNAPWQYVVNPGAASLNQYLFTGAKSLMGAGRAGMVMVSEDEGRIWRAAPSPVTSDLFVITQKAGGEVVIAGDSGRVLVYNNGAFLAEGSGIPADKKASAISFNDKFTGFISCRDGSLFRTNDGGRTWIQKTEINPAAAGLEIAAIKAGKNKLYIHLESSVNNEATRSEIREYNLNLSGYRTIWSAGSLSNMPAIIVPGKFFAVLLQGNRIVTGRGPLMDTLVEFSNDTLNISSLFTSNGKNFWVGDNSGNLYRLDDNGGITSSFKGFALGSIKSVLFSHSGKGIVVSEAGNIYYGSSSDEIQPDDPSVDIPDEYTLYQNFPNPFNPSTTIGFQITTADSYTLEIFSSNGEKVQTLLNGFMEPGKYQIIFDASKLSSGLYFYRLRGNGAFFTKKMIYLK from the coding sequence ATGAAACATATTATAAAAGCTGCGGTTTTCGTGCTGTTAATGTGTCCGGGTCTCATTCCGCAACAATTTTCCCCTGCCGGTACCGAAGTGGTGGTACCATGGTCAACCTCGTACTATGCAGGTCTGGGTGCCGGTCGGCTTCAGTTTATCGACTCACTGAATGGTATAACAGCCAACACTCAAAACGGTTCTTTTGCTCTGACCACCGACGGAGGTGCCACATGGATTGAGCGGGAACCTGCCCCTAACCTCGCTAAATTTCTCTCAATTTTCCTGCTTGCCAAAGATACCCTTGTCGCTGTAAGAGACAGTCAGTATATTTTCCACAGTTACAACGGCGGTCTGAGCTGGCAACTTAAGTATGAGATGGGAAGCAGCGAGCACTTTTCAAATTGCCTCTTCTTCAATAAAAAACACGGTGTTATCTTCCCTGCCACAGGCGGAATAAGAATCACCAGCGACCGAGGCTTGACATGGTTCGACCTGCCCTGGAATTTTGGACCGGTCAAAAAAGTACCCTCCTGGTCAAATGGATATCTCTTCGTTTATGAACAGACTACCTCAATCCCCGGTATAGTTTTCTCAACGGATAATGGAATTTCCTGGAAAAAAATTAAACTTAATCTGAGTGGAATTACACGGGCTGAGAGAATCAGCAACGGCTTCGCTGTAATTGGTACCGATCAAAAATATTACAAACTCTCCGATTCAGGGGCAGTTCTGGCTTCCGTCATCAGTCCAAATCAAAAATACAATTTCGACTACTGCTACATCAGTGACACCGAAGTATGGGCTCTCGACAACACCGGCTGGGCGGCTGATAATGGTTACAGATACCTCACGAAAATGTCTTTCAAGGATACCGCAAAAACAGGTTACAGACTTGAAATAACCTCCAATTATATAAACCAGATTGTCCCGACCACATTCGACAAACTTGTCCTTGGGCAGACCGCAATGAGCCTTGATGACGGTGTTCTCACCTTCCACAAGTACAACGATAAAAGAATCAGGGTCGAATATTTGAAACTCCCAGACAACTTCGAGGCGAAAAAACTCTTCTTCGTAAACGAATCCTTCGGATTTGTAGCCACGGGTTCGGGAGAAATCCTGAAAACCACTGACGGAGGCTTAACCTGGAGAAAGGTAAACACTCCCGGAATATACTCCCAGATCAATTGTTTCGCCGCTCGAAGTGAGAATGAATTTATTGCTTCAGGCAATGCTGGTCTCATACTCTTCTCCTCCGACGGGGGTGAAAACTGGATAAGGAAAGAATCAGGATTTGGGCGGGACATTACCTCCATTTCATACAGCAATCCCGATAATATCTATTTCTGCACTTCCGACTCGTTATACGGAACAGATCATCTATGGCGGCAGATCAGGCACATCAGGGTCGATGTTCCGGCGGGCAGATACACGGGTGTTCAGTTCTTCGATTCTCTCAACGGCTCTGTTACCTATGAGAATGAATATTTTGCGAGCCATTTGCTGACAAGCACCAATGGCGGCTCATTCTGGTGGAAGAAGATCATGACTTACCGCCTCTACACATACGATCCTGCAAATTTTGGCATTTACTGGAAATATTCCACAGGAGTCACCTGGTACAGGAACAATACGCAGGGTTGTATTATGTCCCTGAAAGGAATGATAACGGGTGTTCATCAAAATAAAAACGGAGTGGCTGCAGCATATACCGACAGAGGCAACTTCCTTATTACTTTTGGAGACAAATTCAACTGGTCCCTTGTCAGTCTCGGTGAACCGGTCACGGTCAGACACATCTTTGCAGCCGGCAACAAGGCAATCTATCTTGCAGCCCCGAACGGAAGGATATATAAATTTTCTCCCTCGAATCTGCCGAATATTCCATCCCTGGTACTCAGACAATCACCTCCGGACGGAGCAAAATTTGTTCCAAAAAACTTTGAGTTGAAGTGGGGCGAGCCATATTCTCATACCCCAATCAGGAATTATCAGGTTCAGATCGCACTTGGCGACACATCCAATATCGTTGTGGATGACGCATCGGTTTTTTCACCGAAATACACCCTCAATCTAATTTCAGATACTTCCTTCTATTTCTGGCGGGTGCGTGCCCGGAATGGTGAAGGCTGGGGAGAATTCAACCCGTGGTACAAATTCCGGACTTCAGCCGAGATTCTCTCATTTTCCACAGTTCAAACAAATTTCACTAACAATGTAACAGCCGCAATAAAAACACCTGCAGGCAGATATTTCGTAGGTACGGAGAACGGCCTGATCAGCTTCACAGACAACTTCTCCTGGTTATGGACACAGGGTAATTCGGCAACCACTTACAAAATTACGAAGTTCACCGTTAATAAGTATTCTTCCGTCATCTATGCCTTCAGCACTAATAATGAGTACTCTTTCTCGACTAATAACGGTATAACCTGGACAAAAATTGCCGACCCTTTAAGAGGGAAAATGATTTATTCCCTCGCCTTTACCGGCGCCACAACAGGTTATGCAGCCGGTGGTTACGGTACCATATTTAAAACCACCAACGGTGGCAGCACCTGGAACAACATCTGGTACTCACCCGACACAGGTGATAACCTGGACATTAAAACCATCGATTCCACTGTAATTATTGCAGTCGGAGCTCAGGGAAGTTTTACCATCTCCACTGATGGCGGTGCTACATTCAGGCAGAAATCCCTCGCCTACTCCGAAACCTTCACCCGGTTTGAAATAGACGAGGGACAGCGGATTATCATCAGAAACAGCAGAGGTGAAAGACGGATATCCAATGATCTGGGCAATACATGGATTTATGAACGGCTCGCATTCGAAGCCCCTTTGAGAGGTTTTAAGGACTGGCGAAACAATTCGATGATGATTGATACTCTTGGCGGAGTGTTTACAATGCCGTTCAACTCAGTTGAATATTTCTATCAGACACTCCCCGAAAAGCGTATTGCCAACGGACTTGAACTCGTTGAAAATGAAGTGTTGATTCCTTCATCAGGCGGTAAACTTTTTGTAGCTCCACTCCCCTCACCCGGTTCCAATGCACCATGGCAGTATGTTGTCAATCCGGGTGCTGCATCTCTGAATCAGTATCTTTTTACGGGCGCAAAATCGTTGATGGGTGCCGGTAGAGCCGGAATGGTTATGGTGTCTGAAGATGAAGGAAGAATTTGGAGGGCAGCCCCCTCTCCCGTTACATCCGATTTGTTTGTAATTACTCAAAAAGCAGGGGGTGAAGTCGTCATCGCAGGCGATTCCGGGCGTGTACTTGTCTATAACAACGGCGCCTTTTTAGCCGAAGGTTCGGGAATTCCTGCGGACAAAAAAGCCTCGGCTATCTCTTTCAACGACAAGTTCACAGGATTTATTTCATGCCGCGACGGATCACTCTTCCGGACGAATGACGGCGGAAGAACATGGATACAAAAAACAGAGATTAATCCGGCTGCGGCAGGTCTGGAGATAGCTGCGATAAAAGCAGGAAAAAACAAGCTCTATATCCATCTTGAATCCTCCGTAAACAACGAAGCCACCAGATCGGAAATAAGGGAGTACAATCTGAATCTGTCGGGCTACAGGACAATCTGGTCAGCAGGATCACTTTCGAACATGCCCGCGATCATCGTACCGGGAAAATTCTTCGCAGTCCTGTTGCAAGGTAACAGAATTGTGACAGGAAGAGGTCCCCTGATGGACACACTTGTCGAATTTTCAAATGATACTCTGAATATCTCCTCCCTTTTCACTTCAAACGGAAAGAATTTTTGGGTCGGTGACAATTCGGGTAATTTGTACAGGCTGGATGATAACGGCGGGATAACCTCCTCCTTCAAGGGATTTGCCCTTGGAAGTATAAAATCAGTACTCTTCTCCCACTCCGGGAAAGGGATTGTTGTCTCGGAAGCCGGGAATATCTACTACGGTTCCTCCAGTGACGAAATTCAACCGGATGATCCCTCAGTCGACATCCCCGATGAATATACCCTTTACCAGAATTTCCCGAATCCGTTTAATCCTTCGACTACCATCGGATTCCAAATTACAACGGCTGATTCCTACACCCTTGAAATATTCAGCAGTAACGGTGAGAAAGTCCAAACCCTCCTGAATGGTTTTATGGAGCCCGGGAAATATCAGATCATATTTGATGCATCAAAACTCTCCAGCGGACTCTATTTCTACCGGCTACGAGGAAACGGTGCCTTTTTCACAAAAAAAATGATCTATTTAAAGTAG
- a CDS encoding T9SS type A sorting domain-containing protein, whose protein sequence is MYINESWVSTPFEMISDMSFIDSLRGFMISGSYGIPLALTTDGGRTWTTKNELSGQDRDGDLIMFSSDTLLYISVNKKIIYTYNGAQSWSIIDDARGITGDIASVVFYDRLRGVSTTTDGATRLTVDGGSNWTVLPNDSAGLNSRLKVYGNYTIGYGSGSGFILSPDKGATWRKILFSDSISTPNFMKIMNGKVYISTAANRWYITGLDGQILQQEYLGTGPDVKRFAFPSDNEIWAADRTQGVKISVPGSGIWVYSGFPEQRNVSGVYESFNGLVLVGIYDVDQGCAMMQQRNPGKLHSVRNSKLPGNLRLSAVKIVNPGLTLVGSYDGIIFKSSDMGLTWESTTGNNIYPAITDITFKDASLIFAGCDGGSILKSTNGGSSWTLIKTSISEKITGIEYKKVDSLFITTESKVYTATISNPANLVPLNLNTSSSGQLYKVKFWDRNTGYIGATKSSFYTTNGGKSWTSYGSASLPRGDVSILPGVASYQISGSTKLRFHHQVLPLIFDADFRGIFELIDNDSTSGYIIDTYYGSIVPVYPLESRFEYLLAGGPRALNDFDYYNIDYSLGVGDAGELLFISRRSSQEPPSICYGLTPNRNSTISGRDISLDWTEPNVLVPTGEYQIEIAKGDTSNIVVSQTGIDSTWFRVTGLEEEKTYHWRVRGRNAFGWGKFTGWVTFFLGREIYAFNQYQLPVSATVNSITESSNGILFAVGNSGFISKSFDFGISWQVLSVPFSDDLKYCTVNPFSNTVFVASATGDLLSSSDNGNSWQRTPAILTGSIIKAVTFPNAMDGYLCGSNGLIARTSDGGATWLLSSIPVSSGHMNAIHAENEGVVLVASDNGKLFRSEDFGYYFDYIEIFTGDNYKALFKFNDKLIILAESGSGLTSTDGGINWSELNLHLNGTPRVTDVSAGRFRILSFGNALFTSTKDGSALSYQLLPGTNSKNAIYLTSTGNLIVAGSGSNIFVGRDTSTVYTSLAGDETGTTPGSHQLFQNYPNPFNGSTVIPIYLKTETQVLVDLYNLLGEKVLSIYNGVLDEGNHLISLDASGMVSGVYLYRLNAGGTVFTKKLVLLK, encoded by the coding sequence GTGTATATTAATGAGAGCTGGGTCTCCACTCCCTTCGAAATGATCTCCGACATGAGTTTCATCGACAGTTTGAGGGGATTTATGATTTCAGGTTCATACGGCATCCCCCTGGCATTAACAACCGACGGAGGACGAACATGGACAACCAAAAACGAACTCTCAGGGCAGGATCGGGATGGAGACCTTATAATGTTTTCCTCCGACACACTTCTCTATATCTCTGTCAATAAAAAGATAATCTACACTTACAATGGTGCACAAAGCTGGAGTATCATTGACGATGCCAGAGGAATTACAGGTGATATTGCCTCTGTTGTGTTTTATGACCGTCTAAGGGGAGTTTCCACAACCACTGATGGAGCAACCCGTCTTACGGTTGATGGTGGCTCCAATTGGACGGTTCTTCCCAATGATTCGGCTGGATTAAACAGCAGGTTAAAAGTTTACGGCAATTATACCATCGGTTACGGAAGCGGATCGGGATTCATCCTCTCTCCCGACAAAGGAGCCACCTGGAGAAAAATCCTGTTTAGTGACTCAATCAGCACCCCCAATTTTATGAAAATAATGAACGGGAAAGTGTATATAAGCACGGCTGCAAACAGATGGTATATAACCGGTCTCGATGGTCAAATTTTGCAGCAGGAATACCTCGGGACTGGTCCCGATGTAAAAAGATTCGCGTTTCCTTCAGACAATGAGATATGGGCTGCTGACAGGACACAGGGTGTCAAAATCTCGGTACCCGGTTCGGGAATTTGGGTTTATTCAGGCTTTCCTGAACAGCGAAATGTTTCTGGCGTCTATGAATCATTTAATGGACTGGTTCTTGTAGGGATCTATGATGTTGATCAGGGGTGCGCAATGATGCAACAACGGAATCCCGGTAAACTCCACAGCGTCAGAAACAGCAAACTGCCGGGCAACCTCAGGCTCTCTGCCGTAAAAATTGTTAACCCCGGTCTCACTCTGGTTGGAAGTTATGATGGCATTATTTTCAAATCATCGGACATGGGTTTAACTTGGGAATCCACGACCGGCAACAACATCTATCCGGCAATCACAGATATAACATTTAAGGATGCTTCACTAATTTTTGCCGGTTGCGATGGAGGTTCGATTCTTAAGTCCACAAATGGGGGTTCTTCCTGGACTCTGATAAAAACCAGTATCAGTGAAAAAATTACAGGTATTGAATACAAAAAAGTCGATTCCCTCTTTATTACCACCGAAAGCAAGGTTTATACTGCCACCATCTCGAATCCTGCAAATCTTGTTCCGCTGAATCTCAATACATCATCTTCCGGGCAACTCTATAAAGTCAAATTTTGGGACCGGAATACCGGATATATTGGTGCAACAAAAAGCAGTTTTTACACAACAAATGGCGGAAAAAGCTGGACTTCATATGGTTCTGCCAGTTTGCCCCGTGGCGATGTCTCAATTCTGCCGGGAGTTGCTTCATACCAGATCTCAGGTAGCACGAAGTTACGGTTTCATCATCAGGTGTTGCCCCTTATTTTTGACGCCGATTTCAGGGGCATCTTTGAACTGATAGATAACGATTCAACTTCCGGCTACATAATCGACACTTATTACGGCTCCATTGTACCGGTCTATCCACTCGAATCCCGTTTCGAATATCTCCTCGCCGGTGGACCGAGGGCTTTGAATGATTTTGACTATTACAACATTGATTATTCGCTCGGAGTGGGCGATGCCGGTGAGTTATTGTTCATTTCGCGAAGAAGTTCGCAGGAACCCCCTTCAATTTGTTACGGACTCACACCAAATCGCAACTCCACCATATCAGGAAGGGATATTTCTCTTGACTGGACTGAGCCTAATGTTCTGGTTCCAACCGGTGAGTACCAAATTGAGATAGCAAAAGGTGATACTTCCAATATTGTCGTCTCGCAAACCGGAATCGACTCAACATGGTTTAGAGTAACCGGACTCGAGGAGGAGAAAACATACCACTGGCGTGTTCGCGGGAGAAACGCATTTGGCTGGGGTAAGTTCACGGGTTGGGTGACATTTTTCCTCGGCAGGGAAATCTATGCATTCAACCAGTACCAGCTTCCCGTTTCAGCAACTGTTAATTCGATAACTGAATCATCAAATGGTATCCTGTTTGCTGTGGGTAATTCCGGTTTTATTTCAAAATCCTTTGATTTCGGAATATCATGGCAAGTGCTGTCCGTCCCCTTTTCGGATGATCTAAAATATTGTACAGTAAATCCTTTTTCAAATACAGTTTTTGTTGCTTCGGCTACAGGCGACCTGCTTTCCTCTTCCGACAATGGAAATTCATGGCAAAGGACTCCGGCAATTCTAACAGGCTCGATAATTAAAGCTGTTACTTTCCCCAATGCAATGGACGGATATTTATGCGGTTCCAATGGCCTTATAGCCCGTACCTCTGATGGTGGTGCGACATGGTTGCTTTCAAGTATCCCGGTCTCTTCCGGTCATATGAATGCCATACATGCAGAAAATGAAGGGGTGGTACTTGTAGCTTCAGATAATGGCAAATTGTTCAGATCCGAAGATTTTGGATACTATTTTGACTACATTGAGATCTTTACAGGTGACAACTACAAAGCCCTATTTAAATTCAACGATAAATTGATTATTCTTGCAGAATCGGGTTCAGGACTGACCTCAACCGATGGCGGCATAAACTGGAGTGAACTGAATTTGCACTTGAATGGTACTCCCCGGGTGACGGATGTTTCCGCCGGAAGATTCAGAATTCTGTCATTCGGTAACGCCCTTTTCACATCCACCAAGGATGGTTCTGCACTCTCATACCAGCTTCTGCCGGGAACCAACTCAAAGAATGCAATCTATTTGACTTCGACCGGCAATCTCATTGTTGCGGGCAGCGGGTCCAATATTTTTGTGGGAAGAGATACCTCAACTGTTTATACTTCCCTCGCCGGTGATGAAACCGGTACTACCCCGGGAAGCCATCAACTTTTCCAAAATTATCCGAATCCCTTCAACGGCTCCACGGTTATCCCGATTTACTTAAAAACGGAAACCCAAGTGTTGGTTGATCTCTACAATTTGCTCGGTGAAAAGGTTTTATCGATATATAATGGTGTTTTGGATGAAGGCAATCATCTGATTTCGCTGGATGCTTCCGGAATGGTTAGCGGAGTTTATCTGTATCGCCTGAATGCCGGCGGAACCGTGTTTACTAAAAAACTTGTACTGTTAAAGTAG
- a CDS encoding T9SS type A sorting domain-containing protein, whose product MKKYLLLILSISYFLAEAQLTPTQPMQEINAFTSVVADGQLIIASTDKNKIVKSTDGGTTWLTVTGNVPAGINKLYSPAPSLIFACGNGGAMTKSSDFGDTWSPVNSGTTVDLLDFTSINSSILFACGKAGKIIKSTDGGSSWTAMNPTQFNINSIKFASQQTGWAACDNGIILRTLDAGATWARVPGASAPCDFGVITLHGLDGIFVFGREGQVVASTNGGIDWKYGDETYYMKGDTVIAAWNYGRDTVVYADDRGALSMVIMKPDRLGFDRFGDQAPLEARYNAAFRTADKMFFVAGSGPNLSKAYGSGNNWTPLILLLKGKNLRLLKFAGDKVGIVSDFDAQYYYSESDVFVTTDAGANWRFAKRGTRLRSLQALSPEKLYITELSAWMSRDSGKVWTTKTNIDGYFRDMLFLDSLNGYCLSYYLYPTPPGLPRGRLYKTNDGGYTWSQLQIFESWSVWDIYADKTGRMWISQGAYGDILVSNNGGTGLSSSYVSTNAMPVGANIGERGYMAFGDGKIAFSSSGGFGFTLKYDQPGITLNAASNSIDGKSLVVGNGGKMLATTNDGESWQEINLGTSSDFTAVALMSDLSYIVCTGSGEVFKGERPFIFTDVKDETANSEMPVAFTLGNYPNPFNGSTVIHFTLPEDFNCRLEVFSSLGSLIFSNDIKGSKGENRFNFDAAGLESGVYFYRVKAGGKVLTGKMVLLK is encoded by the coding sequence ATGAAAAAATATCTGCTCCTTATTCTGTCAATATCATATTTTTTGGCTGAAGCTCAACTGACTCCAACTCAGCCGATGCAGGAAATTAATGCTTTTACATCGGTTGTTGCAGACGGACAGCTCATTATTGCCTCCACAGATAAAAATAAAATTGTAAAAAGTACCGATGGAGGTACGACATGGCTTACAGTAACAGGAAATGTACCTGCGGGAATTAATAAACTTTACTCCCCTGCCCCCTCATTAATTTTTGCGTGCGGAAATGGTGGCGCCATGACAAAATCATCCGATTTTGGAGATACATGGTCTCCGGTTAATTCAGGCACCACAGTCGATCTCCTTGACTTCACTTCGATCAATTCATCCATCCTTTTCGCCTGCGGTAAAGCCGGTAAGATCATCAAATCAACCGATGGCGGAAGCTCATGGACTGCCATGAATCCAACACAATTTAACATCAATTCAATCAAATTTGCAAGTCAGCAAACAGGGTGGGCTGCCTGCGATAACGGAATTATCCTGCGTACTCTCGATGCCGGTGCCACCTGGGCAAGAGTTCCGGGAGCAAGTGCACCTTGTGATTTCGGTGTGATTACCCTCCATGGTCTCGACGGTATATTCGTTTTCGGACGGGAGGGACAGGTTGTTGCTTCCACAAACGGGGGAATTGACTGGAAATACGGAGATGAGACCTACTACATGAAGGGAGATACAGTTATTGCTGCCTGGAATTATGGAAGGGATACCGTTGTATATGCAGATGATCGCGGAGCTCTAAGTATGGTCATTATGAAGCCAGACAGACTTGGCTTCGACAGATTTGGCGATCAGGCTCCACTTGAAGCAAGATACAACGCGGCTTTCAGAACAGCGGACAAAATGTTTTTCGTTGCAGGTTCCGGACCAAATCTCTCGAAAGCATATGGAAGCGGTAACAACTGGACTCCTCTGATTCTCCTGTTAAAGGGGAAGAATTTGAGACTCTTAAAATTTGCCGGTGATAAAGTCGGGATTGTATCCGACTTTGATGCCCAGTATTACTATTCAGAATCGGATGTTTTTGTCACCACTGACGCCGGTGCCAACTGGAGATTTGCAAAGCGGGGTACCCGGCTTAGAAGCCTTCAGGCACTTTCTCCTGAAAAATTATACATCACCGAATTGTCAGCCTGGATGAGCCGCGACAGCGGTAAAGTCTGGACCACAAAAACAAATATTGATGGCTATTTCAGAGATATGCTCTTTTTAGATTCTTTGAATGGCTATTGCCTTAGCTATTATCTTTACCCGACTCCGCCGGGTCTGCCACGGGGAAGACTCTATAAAACCAATGACGGCGGTTATACCTGGAGCCAGCTTCAGATTTTCGAATCCTGGTCTGTATGGGATATTTATGCTGACAAGACAGGCAGAATGTGGATTTCTCAAGGTGCCTACGGTGATATTCTTGTGAGCAATAATGGCGGAACCGGTCTTTCATCGAGTTATGTAAGCACTAACGCCATGCCGGTGGGCGCAAACATTGGTGAACGAGGCTACATGGCATTCGGAGATGGTAAAATTGCATTCTCCTCATCAGGTGGTTTTGGCTTTACCCTGAAGTATGACCAACCCGGAATCACTCTGAACGCCGCTTCCAACAGCATTGACGGGAAATCCCTTGTTGTCGGAAATGGAGGGAAAATGCTCGCCACGACAAATGACGGTGAATCATGGCAGGAAATAAACCTTGGAACCAGCTCAGACTTTACAGCAGTCGCGCTTATGTCCGATTTGTCTTATATCGTCTGCACCGGTTCGGGAGAAGTTTTCAAAGGTGAACGACCCTTTATCTTTACAGATGTCAAAGATGAAACAGCAAACTCTGAAATGCCCGTTGCTTTCACACTCGGCAACTACCCGAACCCATTCAACGGTTCAACTGTAATACATTTTACACTACCTGAAGATTTCAACTGCCGGCTGGAGGTTTTCTCGTCCCTTGGTTCTCTCATCTTTTCGAACGACATCAAAGGCAGCAAGGGTGAGAACAGATTCAATTTCGATGCAGCCGGGCTCGAATCAGGCGTTTATTTCTACCGGGTCAAAGCCGGCGGGAAAGTTCTTACCGGTAAGATGGTACTTTTGAAATGA
- a CDS encoding DUF1624 domain-containing protein, translated as MKERSITADVLKGLAVLFMIQVHITEVIADTSIYNSWIGKISLFLGGPPAAPVFMTVMGYFLAASSKNLQHTVLRGLKLIAGGIALNIAINAHLLYHIATGQSTVNPLDFIFGIDILVLAGVTTVFIGLLKKILDINFLIPSGLAIVVLLLTPSVNSWLNGGSKTMAYFASVLGGIAPWSYFPLFPWAAYPLFGYAAYLLIKSEFAEKYLTNKVSWFLIAVWAVFVSLTIEYGIETAAALRSYYHHGIEYSAWALAFTAGFAILINEAVKHAKENAFLEYFALIGRNVTLAYVVQWVIIGNLGSGVYRSVGLRDSYIALVAVVFVTSILIMAYENRTRLRSLFI; from the coding sequence ATGAAAGAAAGATCTATTACTGCTGATGTGCTAAAGGGGCTTGCGGTTCTTTTTATGATTCAGGTTCACATTACCGAGGTTATTGCTGATACTTCGATATATAACAGTTGGATCGGAAAGATATCCCTCTTCCTCGGGGGACCACCTGCTGCCCCTGTTTTCATGACAGTAATGGGTTATTTTCTTGCTGCTTCCTCCAAAAATCTGCAACACACGGTTTTGCGCGGACTGAAACTTATCGCAGGTGGAATTGCTCTAAATATTGCCATTAATGCCCATCTCCTCTACCATATCGCAACAGGACAATCCACCGTAAACCCGCTCGACTTCATTTTTGGAATAGATATTCTCGTTCTCGCCGGTGTAACTACTGTCTTTATTGGACTATTGAAAAAGATTCTTGATATCAATTTTCTGATTCCCTCCGGTCTCGCGATTGTCGTACTCCTCCTTACACCTTCCGTCAATTCCTGGTTGAACGGTGGGAGTAAAACCATGGCATATTTTGCCTCGGTGTTGGGCGGAATTGCCCCGTGGTCGTATTTCCCACTGTTTCCCTGGGCTGCATATCCCCTTTTTGGTTATGCTGCATACCTCCTCATTAAAAGTGAGTTTGCCGAAAAATATCTCACAAATAAAGTCTCGTGGTTCCTCATCGCAGTGTGGGCAGTGTTTGTTTCCCTGACCATTGAATACGGAATTGAAACAGCAGCCGCTCTTCGGAGCTACTACCATCACGGAATTGAATACTCCGCCTGGGCACTCGCTTTTACCGCGGGATTTGCCATTCTGATAAACGAGGCGGTAAAACACGCAAAAGAGAACGCCTTCCTCGAATATTTTGCATTGATTGGCAGAAATGTAACCCTCGCATATGTGGTGCAGTGGGTAATTATCGGCAACCTGGGAAGTGGCGTTTACAGAAGTGTTGGTTTGAGGGACTCTTATATTGCCCTCGTGGCGGTTGTTTTTGTTACCTCCATTTTAATAATGGCTTACGAAAACCGTACCCGTCTTCGTTCCTTGTTTATTTGA